Proteins from a single region of Xiphophorus maculatus strain JP 163 A chromosome 22, X_maculatus-5.0-male, whole genome shotgun sequence:
- the pik3ap1 gene encoding phosphoinositide 3-kinase adapter protein 1 isoform X1, translating to MEGLPSITESAISEFSSAFELLILHTEEAQEWAAYLQQILKSSKHFRRGSVLLYALSSADQLHGYNFEDFQSCKCIVVLLTGFFLDVLYDPDLHGALQRLLYPPHRVVALLCGVTEADLNVEYFEGWPSWRKLYADDEPGVYVSTVLESIADSRRAEAELQSEYPAAESLVSAAAAASPLSSENPTAGESEEEESEEQSETFLKEEERASGEDSASERISSPTQPTCLTVQPSRVHCGDQETIFIVFRSRVGFGSPVEVEFSPEGAASKRVLASVENEFTISVSAPEMPAGVTSLALHADGSRVGLSPVTFYTSMGEVSRHLKQATDPVNFICQAFNLTSNATESVDTLLTDSLKSRMPPSGLQLFGVKQIEEDNMSAYQRKEELPTLLHFAAKYGLKKLMSSLLRCPGALQAYSVMNKHGDYPNTLAEKSGFQDLRRFMDEFVETADLLQSHLEDNLNLDNEAEIYEAEIYEPMSNSSQDIMLKYSGCTEDIYESMLGLDPECAEDLYEVMTVVDENPEEAMLRKFFQAKPHAAENQVNAPPPRAENNDRNEHVNFDEIEEEEDPYNICPEDIYDTVDTNSTYNPGVQNRPPAPIPRPESEPEPERPATYISRVFSDTDMSKRNSVDSGCPAARPVSEAPCSTYDPYGGMKTPGQRQLICLQERVKVGEITVDEAVQEFKAWQFDHERRSNSLRYQQDNLKKLRDSITRRHKEREKTGQEIDYEISAPLQRSLYWGSNSTLECSVYEPTPRMVAPPPPATQPIKRGSWKTGSTSSTSSTESNRLSTHSTFSLSSGTEPDFEDAVETLPPPPRPPRPSDPVPGVPPPRLPPRIPERVPEALHERYISCPTRALPQRPAPRQAQAAPPVPRRR from the exons ATGGAAGGACTCCCATCCATTACTGAGTCAG CCATCTCTGAGTTTTCCTCTGCATTTGAGCTGCTGATTCTGCACACGGAGGAGGCCCAGGAATGGGCCGCGTACCTGCAGCAGATCCTAAAATCCTCCAAACATTTCCGCCGGGGCTCCGTGTTGCTCTACGCTTTGAGCTCGGCCGATCAGCTCCACGGATATAACTTTGAGGATTTCCAGAGCTGCAAATGCATCGTGGTGCTGCTGACGGGATTTTTCCTGGACGTCCTGTACGACCCGGATCTGCACGGCGCGCTGCAGAGACTGCTCTATCCTCCACACAGGGTGGTGGCGCTGCTGTGCGGCGTGACGGAGGCCGACCTGAACGTGGAGTACTTCGAGGGCTGGCCGAGCTGGAGGAAACTCTACGCCGACGACGAGCCGGGCGTTTATGTTTCTACCGTTTTGGAGTCAATAGCTGACA GCAGGCGAGCAGAGGCCGAGCTTCAGAGCGAATATCCTGCAGCAGAGTCGCTCGTCTCCGCCGCAGCGGCGGcttctcctctctcctctgAAAATCCCACGGCGGGTGAAAGCGAAGAGGAGGAGTCAGAGGAGCAAAGCGAAACGTTCCTGAAGGAGGAAGAGCGAGCGAGCGGCGAAGATTCAGCATCAGAACGCATCAGCTCACCGACACAACCGACATGTCTGACCGTTCAGCCCAGCAGAGTTCACTGTGGG GATCAAGAGACGATTTTCATCGTATTCAGAAGCAGAGTGGGTTTCGGGTCGCCGGTGGAAGTGGAGTTCTCACCTGAAGGCGCAGCGTCCAAACGGGTTCTGGCCTCGGTGGAGAACGAGTTCACCATCAGCGTCTCTGCACCAG AAATGCCTGCAGGAGTGACTTCGCTCGCTCTGCACGCCGACGGCTCGCGTGTCGGTCTGAGTCCGGTCACATTTTACACCAGCATGGGAGAAGTTAGCCGGCATCTAAAACAGGCTACTGACCCTGTCAACTTCATCTGCCAG GCCTTTAACTTGACCTCCAATGCAACAGAATCAGTGGACACATTGCTAACGGACTCGTTAAAGTCCAGGATGCCTCCCTCTGGTCTGCAGCTGTTTGGAGTCAAACAGATTGAAGAAGACAACATGTCAGCAT atcaGCGCAAGGAAGAGCTGCCCACGTTGCTCCACTTTGCTGCTAAATATGGCTTGAAGAAGCTCATGAGCTCCCTCCTGCGGTGCCCCGGGGCTCTGCAGGCGTACAGTGTGATGAACAAACATGGCGACTACCCAAACACACTGGCAGAGAAGAGCGGCTTTCAGGACCTCAGACGTTTTATGGACGAATTTGTG GAAACAGCAGACCTGCTCCAGTCTCACCTGGAAGACAACTTGAACTTGGACAATGAGGCGGAGATCTACGAGGCGGAGATCTACGAGCCGATGTCAAATTCTTCTCAGGACATCATGTTGAAGTACTCCGGCTGCACTGAGGATATTTACGAGTCGATGCTCGGCCTCGACCCTGAGTGTGCAGAAGACTTAT ATGAAGTCATGACTGTAGTAGATGAGAATCCAGAAGAAGCTATGCTCAGGAAGTTCTTCCAAg CGAAACCTCACGCTGCCGAGAACCAAGTGAACGCCCCGCCGCCTAGAGCTGAGAACAATGACAGGAACGAACACGTCAACTTTGATGAaatagaggaggaggaggatccGTACAACATCTGTCCAGAGGATATTTATGACACCGTGGATACAAACAGCACCTATAACCCGGGAGTCCAGAACCGCCCTCCGGCCCCCATCCCCAGACCCGAGTCTGAGCCCGAACCTGAACGACCCGCAACCTACATTTCCAGAG ttttttcagATACAGACATGTCCAAACGTAACTCAGTGGACAGTGGTTGTCCTGCAG ctcGACCTGTGAGCGAGGCTCCCTGCTCGACCTATGACCCCTACGGCGGGATGAAGACCCCGGGGCAGCGGCAGCTCATCTGCCTGCAGGAGCGGGTCAAAGTGGGGGAGATAACGGTGGACGAGGCCGTCCAGGAGTTCAAAGCGTGGCAGTTCGACCACGAGCGGCGCTCTAACTCTCTGCGCTATCAGCAG GACAACCTGAAGAAACTACGAGATAGCATCACGAGACGTCACAAAGAGAGGGAGAAGACGGGGCAGGAAATCG ATTATGAAATAAGTGCGCCGCTGCAGAGGAGCCTCTACTGGGGATCCAACTCGACATTAGAGTGCAGCGTGTACGAACCCACACCCAGAATGgtggctccgccccctccgGCGACTCAGCCAATCAAAAGAGGGAGCTGGAAGACTGGCAGTACGTCCAGCACATCGA GCACAGAGAGCAACAGACTCAGCACTCACAGCACCTTTAGCCTCAGCAGCGGGACAGAACCGGACTTCGAG GACGCAGTGgaaactcttcctcctcctcctcggccTCCGCGACCCTCCGACCCGGTGCCCGGCGTTCCTCCACCCAGGCTTCCTCCGCGGATCCCAGAAAG GGTGCCGGAGGCGCTGCACGAGCGCTACATTTCCTGCCCGACGCGCGCGCTTCCTCAGAGACCCGCGCCCAGACAGGCGCAGGCGGCGCCGCCGGTTCCCCGCCGCCGGTGA
- the pik3ap1 gene encoding phosphoinositide 3-kinase adapter protein 1 isoform X2, with protein sequence MDRHICGNVPLDLKQRGFCRRAEAELQSEYPAAESLVSAAAAASPLSSENPTAGESEEEESEEQSETFLKEEERASGEDSASERISSPTQPTCLTVQPSRVHCGDQETIFIVFRSRVGFGSPVEVEFSPEGAASKRVLASVENEFTISVSAPEMPAGVTSLALHADGSRVGLSPVTFYTSMGEVSRHLKQATDPVNFICQAFNLTSNATESVDTLLTDSLKSRMPPSGLQLFGVKQIEEDNMSAYQRKEELPTLLHFAAKYGLKKLMSSLLRCPGALQAYSVMNKHGDYPNTLAEKSGFQDLRRFMDEFVETADLLQSHLEDNLNLDNEAEIYEAEIYEPMSNSSQDIMLKYSGCTEDIYESMLGLDPECAEDLYEVMTVVDENPEEAMLRKFFQAKPHAAENQVNAPPPRAENNDRNEHVNFDEIEEEEDPYNICPEDIYDTVDTNSTYNPGVQNRPPAPIPRPESEPEPERPATYISRVFSDTDMSKRNSVDSGCPAARPVSEAPCSTYDPYGGMKTPGQRQLICLQERVKVGEITVDEAVQEFKAWQFDHERRSNSLRYQQDNLKKLRDSITRRHKEREKTGQEIDYEISAPLQRSLYWGSNSTLECSVYEPTPRMVAPPPPATQPIKRGSWKTGSTSSTSSTESNRLSTHSTFSLSSGTEPDFEDAVETLPPPPRPPRPSDPVPGVPPPRLPPRIPERVPEALHERYISCPTRALPQRPAPRQAQAAPPVPRRR encoded by the exons GCAGGCGAGCAGAGGCCGAGCTTCAGAGCGAATATCCTGCAGCAGAGTCGCTCGTCTCCGCCGCAGCGGCGGcttctcctctctcctctgAAAATCCCACGGCGGGTGAAAGCGAAGAGGAGGAGTCAGAGGAGCAAAGCGAAACGTTCCTGAAGGAGGAAGAGCGAGCGAGCGGCGAAGATTCAGCATCAGAACGCATCAGCTCACCGACACAACCGACATGTCTGACCGTTCAGCCCAGCAGAGTTCACTGTGGG GATCAAGAGACGATTTTCATCGTATTCAGAAGCAGAGTGGGTTTCGGGTCGCCGGTGGAAGTGGAGTTCTCACCTGAAGGCGCAGCGTCCAAACGGGTTCTGGCCTCGGTGGAGAACGAGTTCACCATCAGCGTCTCTGCACCAG AAATGCCTGCAGGAGTGACTTCGCTCGCTCTGCACGCCGACGGCTCGCGTGTCGGTCTGAGTCCGGTCACATTTTACACCAGCATGGGAGAAGTTAGCCGGCATCTAAAACAGGCTACTGACCCTGTCAACTTCATCTGCCAG GCCTTTAACTTGACCTCCAATGCAACAGAATCAGTGGACACATTGCTAACGGACTCGTTAAAGTCCAGGATGCCTCCCTCTGGTCTGCAGCTGTTTGGAGTCAAACAGATTGAAGAAGACAACATGTCAGCAT atcaGCGCAAGGAAGAGCTGCCCACGTTGCTCCACTTTGCTGCTAAATATGGCTTGAAGAAGCTCATGAGCTCCCTCCTGCGGTGCCCCGGGGCTCTGCAGGCGTACAGTGTGATGAACAAACATGGCGACTACCCAAACACACTGGCAGAGAAGAGCGGCTTTCAGGACCTCAGACGTTTTATGGACGAATTTGTG GAAACAGCAGACCTGCTCCAGTCTCACCTGGAAGACAACTTGAACTTGGACAATGAGGCGGAGATCTACGAGGCGGAGATCTACGAGCCGATGTCAAATTCTTCTCAGGACATCATGTTGAAGTACTCCGGCTGCACTGAGGATATTTACGAGTCGATGCTCGGCCTCGACCCTGAGTGTGCAGAAGACTTAT ATGAAGTCATGACTGTAGTAGATGAGAATCCAGAAGAAGCTATGCTCAGGAAGTTCTTCCAAg CGAAACCTCACGCTGCCGAGAACCAAGTGAACGCCCCGCCGCCTAGAGCTGAGAACAATGACAGGAACGAACACGTCAACTTTGATGAaatagaggaggaggaggatccGTACAACATCTGTCCAGAGGATATTTATGACACCGTGGATACAAACAGCACCTATAACCCGGGAGTCCAGAACCGCCCTCCGGCCCCCATCCCCAGACCCGAGTCTGAGCCCGAACCTGAACGACCCGCAACCTACATTTCCAGAG ttttttcagATACAGACATGTCCAAACGTAACTCAGTGGACAGTGGTTGTCCTGCAG ctcGACCTGTGAGCGAGGCTCCCTGCTCGACCTATGACCCCTACGGCGGGATGAAGACCCCGGGGCAGCGGCAGCTCATCTGCCTGCAGGAGCGGGTCAAAGTGGGGGAGATAACGGTGGACGAGGCCGTCCAGGAGTTCAAAGCGTGGCAGTTCGACCACGAGCGGCGCTCTAACTCTCTGCGCTATCAGCAG GACAACCTGAAGAAACTACGAGATAGCATCACGAGACGTCACAAAGAGAGGGAGAAGACGGGGCAGGAAATCG ATTATGAAATAAGTGCGCCGCTGCAGAGGAGCCTCTACTGGGGATCCAACTCGACATTAGAGTGCAGCGTGTACGAACCCACACCCAGAATGgtggctccgccccctccgGCGACTCAGCCAATCAAAAGAGGGAGCTGGAAGACTGGCAGTACGTCCAGCACATCGA GCACAGAGAGCAACAGACTCAGCACTCACAGCACCTTTAGCCTCAGCAGCGGGACAGAACCGGACTTCGAG GACGCAGTGgaaactcttcctcctcctcctcggccTCCGCGACCCTCCGACCCGGTGCCCGGCGTTCCTCCACCCAGGCTTCCTCCGCGGATCCCAGAAAG GGTGCCGGAGGCGCTGCACGAGCGCTACATTTCCTGCCCGACGCGCGCGCTTCCTCAGAGACCCGCGCCCAGACAGGCGCAGGCGGCGCCGCCGGTTCCCCGCCGCCGGTGA